The following are encoded in a window of Pontibacillus halophilus JSM 076056 = DSM 19796 genomic DNA:
- a CDS encoding immunity protein YezG family protein encodes MKEFEDRFSELQADMISICMEYVEDRADKVYVYASREAGMISGGFFYCINNKYVERHKVNDALEDGDERYDVAPKRQSMVLRIICEDIEKIEALCKEYERDMPTEMKLIYDVKSGNFKAEYKYDLVYTNDDVKTASHIADEWFEEVKSNNL; translated from the coding sequence AAGCAGATATGATATCTATATGTATGGAGTACGTTGAAGATAGAGCAGATAAAGTATATGTTTATGCTTCACGCGAAGCAGGAATGATTTCGGGAGGTTTCTTTTATTGCATTAACAATAAGTATGTAGAGCGTCATAAAGTAAATGATGCATTGGAGGATGGAGATGAAAGATATGATGTGGCTCCAAAACGACAGTCGATGGTATTGCGTATAATATGTGAAGATATTGAAAAAATAGAAGCATTGTGCAAAGAATATGAAAGAGACATGCCAACGGAAATGAAGTTAATATATGATGTTAAGAGTGGGAATTTTAAAGCTGAGTATAAGTATGATTTAGTATATACGAATGATGATGTTAAAACAGCTAGCCATATTGCAGATGAGTGGTTTGAGGAAGTAAAGAGTAATAACCTTTAA